Proteins encoded within one genomic window of Oryza brachyantha chromosome 7, ObraRS2, whole genome shotgun sequence:
- the LOC102722693 gene encoding ATP-dependent DNA helicase SRS2-like protein At4g25120 isoform X5 — MRRWKENASPPHHLHPSGSSSLLPCKRPPPSPPPGAAAQSPRRPLADVTGSSLRQRGSGGEGCGYGYGYSTPASKASSSCGFLPDDDDDDDEGMDEAFLREVDAMCEEHERSSARKDKEAVEASASIASGPEGGASGDALQKEKNAICEEGDGQPVAMRQEEMEETDEEDMSELWFGDDSLPPAISIATEGGEFEDAFWKVNATSEVVDHTDSSAKCQENMEGKNGSVTPCYDPSVPSAIHVEEGEGELVDAFLEDADAICPRDAAKGQEELQEMELEIEETEGCVPKKYYEYLQSLNDRQREAACSDVTIPLMIVAGPGSGKTSTMVGRVLTLLKEEIPPSNILAMTFTTAAASEMRDRIGAVVGKAVAKEIIISTFHSFCLQLCRTHAEKLGRTPEFIIYGHGQQRRAVIEAERLLENDINNDLGAAIKHCNGDIKNSFKDKAKKWQKFVTQAKASGRTPEEYEKKGNLTGASILRHYNEILRSCNALDYHDFINSSITLLTKFPEVYEECQNTWQAIVVDEFQDTSTMQYYLLKTLASHNRITIVGDEDQSIFSFNGADVSGFDSFRRDFPNHKEVRLSKNYRSTRAIVEAATALIHNNTKRQSHKLVETDNPSGNKITVKECHSEDSQCAFVIDKIIETASSSAEGCDFGKIAVLYRRQITGKAFQTSFRNRKIPFNVHGVAFYRKKVIKAIMAILKTTLPGCADDGPWHQAFKALLPGDREEKKKVINHIEKISLARKCSFISTATDIFSAKVSGTFKRAQITQGRKVLSALDSLSKLVQREQSVSVIISSAGDMLPQKYLLEKRAIVDADGGKLLNEDNDIRSVIQFLMDDVSDFLSTHFSSSVETSKTEEKGCASTLKSFIDYISLRETENFRSRKEENKNSITLTTIHQSKGLEWDVVFIVQANDSEIPLLHEYNGTVKEAGSTLEEERRLFYVAMTRARKKLYILHVTIDSNRQAASATFTLPQGDSCSPS, encoded by the exons ATGCGGCGCTGGAAGGAGAacgcctcccctccccaccacctccaccccaGCGGCTCCTCGTCCCTCCTCCCCTGCAAGCGccctcccccttcccctccgcctggggcTGCGGCGCAgtccccgcgccggccgctcgcCGACGTCACCGGCAGCTCCCTGCGGCAGCGGGGGTCCGGAGGGGAAGGATGTGGGTACGGGTATGGGTACAGCACCCCCGCCTCGAAGGCGTCCAGCTCCTGCGGGTTCCttcccgacgacgacgacgacgacgacgaaggcaTGGACGAGGCGTTCCTGCGGGAGGTCGACGCCATGTGCGAGGAGCACGAGCGGTCCTCGGCCAGGAAGGACAAGGAGGCTGTCGAAGCGTCGGCCTCGATCGCCTCCGGACCAGAGGGCGGAGcg TCTGGAGATGCATTGCAGAAGGAGAAGAATGCCATTTGCGAGGAAGGTGATGGTCAGCCTGTTGCCATGAGACAGGAAGAAATGGAGGAGACGGATGAAGAAGATATGTCTGAGTTGTGGTTTGGTGACGATTCACTTCCACCGGCCATCTCAATTGCCACAGAAGGTGGTGAG TTTGAGGATGCATTCTGGAAGGTCAATGCTACTAGTGAGGTGGTGGACCATACAGACTCATCTGCTAAGTGCCAGGAGAATATGGAGGGGAAAAATGGCTCGGTAACGCCATGCTATGACCCTTCAGTTCCCTCAGCAATTCACGTTGAagagggggaaggagag CTTGTGGATGCATTCTTGGAGGATGCTGATGCTATCTGTCCGCGTGATGCTGCCAAGGGCCAGGAGGAGCTACAGGAAATGGAACTAGAAATTGAGGAAACTGAAGGGTGTGTTCCAAAGAAGTACTACGAATATTTGCAGTCCCTGAATGACAGGCAGCGGGAGGCTGCTTGTAGTGATGTGACTATTCCACTGATGATTGTTGCTGGTCCAGGGAGTGGAAAG ACATCAACAATGGTTGGTCGGGTGCTCACACTTCTCAAAGAG GAAATTCCACCATCAAACATTCTTGCTATGACATTCacaactgctgctgcttctgaaATGAGGGATCGAATTGGGGCAGTGGTGGGGAAAGCAGTTGCCAAGGAGATTATAATAAGCACATTTCACTCATTCTGCTTGCAGCTTTGTAGGACCCATGCTGAAAA GCTAGGCCGCACACCTGAATTCATAATCTATGGACATGGACAGCAGAGGAGGGCTGTTATTGAGGCAGAGCGTCTATTAGAAAATGACATAAACAATGATCTAGGAGCTGCAATTAAGCATTGCAATGGAGATATTAAAAATTCTTTCAAGGACAAAGCTAAGAAATGGCAGAAGTTTGTTACACAG GCGAAAGCTTCTGGTAGGACTCCTGAGGAGTATGAAAAGAAGGGAAATTTGACAGGA GCTTCAATTCTTCGGCACTACAATGAAATATTAAGGTCTTGTAATGCTCTTGATTACCATGATTTTATTAATTCGTCGATAACCCTTCTCACAAAGTTTCCTGAAG TATACGAAGAATGCCAAAATACATGGCAGGCAATAGTAGTCGATGAGTTTCAGGATACAAGCACTATGcaatattatcttttaaagACTCTAGCTTCCCACAATCGCATAACTATTGTTGGTGATGAAGATCAG TCCATCTTCAGTTTCAATGGTGCTGATGTCTCTGGCTTTGATTCATTTCGTAGAGATTTTCCGAATCACAAAGAG GTCAGATTAAGCAAGAACTATCGGTCTACACGGGCTATTGTTGAAGCAGCAACAGCTTTAATTCACAACAACACTAAAAGGCAAAGCCACAAACTTGTTGAGACTGACAATCCCTCTGGGAATAAG ATTACTGTTAAGGAGTGCCACAGTGAAGATTCACAATGTGCATTTGTTATTGACAAGATTATTGAAACTGCATCAAGTTCAGCTGAAGGCTGTGATTTTGGCAAAATTGCTGTCCTATATCGGAGACAG ATTACTGGCAAAGCATTCCAGACGTCCTTCCGCAACAGAAAAATTCCTTTTAATGTTCATGGAGTGGCTTTCTACAGGAAAAAG GTTATCAAAGCTATTATGGCCATACTTAAAACTACATTACCAGGCTGTGCTGATGATGGCCCATGGCATCAAGCCTTCAAGGCCCTTCTTCCTGGTGAcagggaagaaaaaaagaag GTTATAAATCATATTGAAAAGATTTCATTGGCTAGAAAGTGCAGCTTCATATCAACTGCTACTGACATCTTCAGTGCAAAGGTCTCTGGTACCTTCAAAAG GGCACAGATTACTCAAGGACGCAAGGTTTTATCAGCCTTGGATAGCCTATCAAAACTTGTTCAGAGG GAACAATCAGTTTCAGTGATCATTTCTTCTGCTGGAGATATGCTACCTCAG AAATACCTGCTTGAAAAGCGTGCCATTGTTGATGCTGATGGGGGTAAATTACTAAATGAAGATAATGATATCAGATCA GTCATTCAGTTTTTAATGGATGATGTGTCTGACTTCTTGTCAACACATTTTTCTAGTTCAGTGGAAACAAGCAAGACTGAGGAGAAAGGCTGTGCTTCTACACTTAAATCCTTTATTGATTATATATCTTTGAGAGAAACTGAAAACTTTCGATCGCGGAAGGAGGAAAATAAGAACTCTATCACATTAACGACTATCCATCAG TCAAAAGGTTTGGAGTGGGATGTTGTGTTTATTGTGCAG